In Halobacteriovorax marinus SJ, the following proteins share a genomic window:
- a CDS encoding tetratricopeptide repeat protein produces the protein MLFRTYLRKIILLMVICSSLGVYGNDNARRSELVKVIDLELREVTRLNKQSRTSDPDLLLRMAELLLEKARLVKELENSRFMQYDAEKRQKIDKKKFFKQSNSYFVQAQKTCHLILKKFPRFKGKADVYYIMAYNAKEFQQDKKAQAYFSKSVKSTGKTTFTSTRSKVALAEIYFNQGQYKQAIPLYENAFRNKKFRDKWYTKDSVNLAWSYYRVGKTKSAIRLMREAYKLSKSPNYVDMSFSIERDLAYFYTDSGRVNEAVQFYKSIGKNIASNLLKVSTYLMNRGKYSPAEKTLKQALNYKVSEQEDIEINIKLLSLYERFGKYHNHQKVAKTLLKYHEQKKLNPEQVKVLEYQLKRISGIVQKQVSGKQYKSQKKTLYSKARLAVGYFALLSQFDPLNAHKYTFLGAETYFAAGMNNSAVEEYANSLQRAQDIKNAKYIKLSNEGMMAALGGKNISKKSKDKYVEIAYLNSLRADNKSKQADKVYQRLFGLYFDRGDIPNCEKTLLSYKNSFPRNYSTQEAMLARILDHHKKKGDLESIKTWVARINSGDFKVTPKFAKKTKIIMLSLQFDNVEKATSKGDKKKALALYVAIYKDPTTTDSGRENASYNIATLFHELGDTYRSFAWSKRALSHMNSKNVKRFQGSFLKISNDLFEHQKTKESVELYATVLDKICLERSSNKATFLKNAVNVALADGDAKTARAVLNNSYRCRISSSVLDELELEMLRFEVENNNWSDALAQIRKLSKSTRIYPDLIYPLSKVRNAYIAAGRVSNARELEREILSYYSKIRNKRKIEIEGLDEVALIRIQLLESRIQSYKSIELAFPDSKFNSLLQRKFKLLDGLTTDLINVMSVGSGKGMIKSYDHLVDVYKHMIHSIDSFVPPGKSPEYVSTFKKSMNNILLPLRKKVDDFKREAIAKINKDNILSDDNKNIIFEGKFSPEFILGNNGVLMDRGGSR, from the coding sequence ATGCTCTTTAGAACTTATTTAAGAAAGATTATCTTATTGATGGTTATTTGTAGCTCTCTTGGAGTTTACGGTAATGATAATGCTCGAAGAAGCGAGCTAGTGAAAGTTATTGATCTAGAGCTTAGAGAAGTTACACGTCTTAATAAGCAGTCGAGAACTTCTGATCCAGATCTCTTACTTCGTATGGCCGAATTGTTACTAGAGAAGGCTAGACTTGTAAAAGAATTAGAAAACTCTCGATTTATGCAATACGATGCTGAGAAGAGGCAGAAAATAGATAAGAAGAAATTTTTTAAACAATCTAATAGCTACTTTGTTCAAGCACAGAAAACATGTCACTTAATTCTGAAGAAGTTTCCAAGATTTAAGGGGAAGGCCGATGTTTATTATATAATGGCCTATAATGCAAAAGAGTTTCAGCAGGACAAGAAAGCACAAGCTTACTTCTCTAAATCTGTTAAATCTACAGGTAAAACGACTTTTACATCAACGAGATCAAAGGTTGCTCTCGCAGAGATTTACTTTAATCAAGGTCAGTATAAGCAGGCAATACCTCTATATGAAAATGCTTTTAGAAATAAGAAATTTAGAGATAAATGGTACACAAAAGATAGTGTAAACCTTGCTTGGTCATATTATAGAGTCGGTAAAACAAAGAGCGCGATACGTTTAATGCGTGAAGCTTATAAGTTAAGTAAGAGTCCAAATTATGTTGATATGAGTTTCTCAATTGAAAGAGATCTTGCTTACTTCTATACAGACTCTGGAAGAGTTAATGAAGCCGTTCAATTTTATAAGAGTATTGGGAAGAATATAGCTTCAAATCTTTTAAAGGTTTCTACTTACTTAATGAATAGAGGAAAGTATTCCCCTGCTGAAAAGACATTAAAGCAGGCCTTGAATTATAAAGTTTCTGAGCAAGAGGATATTGAAATCAATATCAAGCTCTTAAGTTTATACGAAAGATTTGGAAAGTATCATAATCACCAAAAAGTGGCGAAAACACTTCTTAAGTATCATGAGCAAAAGAAGCTTAACCCTGAGCAGGTGAAGGTATTAGAGTATCAGTTAAAAAGAATTAGTGGGATTGTTCAAAAGCAGGTGAGTGGAAAACAGTATAAGAGTCAAAAGAAGACTTTATACAGTAAGGCCAGACTTGCGGTAGGATACTTTGCATTATTATCTCAATTTGATCCTTTGAATGCCCACAAGTATACATTTCTTGGTGCTGAAACGTACTTTGCAGCGGGGATGAATAATAGTGCCGTTGAAGAATACGCGAACTCTCTACAAAGAGCTCAAGATATTAAGAATGCGAAATATATTAAGTTATCTAATGAAGGAATGATGGCCGCACTAGGTGGTAAGAATATTTCGAAAAAGAGTAAGGATAAGTATGTAGAAATAGCATATTTAAATTCTCTAAGAGCTGATAATAAATCAAAGCAGGCAGATAAAGTATATCAAAGGTTATTCGGCCTTTACTTCGATAGAGGAGATATTCCTAATTGTGAGAAAACACTTCTCTCATATAAGAATAGTTTCCCAAGAAATTACTCTACTCAGGAGGCGATGCTTGCCAGAATTCTAGATCATCATAAAAAGAAGGGTGACTTAGAAAGTATTAAGACTTGGGTTGCTCGTATTAATAGTGGTGATTTTAAAGTTACACCTAAATTTGCTAAGAAGACGAAGATTATTATGCTTTCTCTTCAATTTGATAATGTAGAAAAGGCGACTAGTAAAGGTGATAAGAAGAAGGCCCTTGCTCTTTATGTTGCAATTTATAAAGATCCTACAACAACTGACAGTGGTCGTGAGAATGCGTCTTATAATATTGCCACTCTCTTTCATGAGTTAGGCGATACCTATAGAAGTTTTGCTTGGTCAAAAAGAGCACTTAGTCATATGAATTCAAAGAATGTTAAAAGGTTTCAAGGCTCATTTTTGAAAATCTCAAATGATTTATTTGAACATCAAAAAACAAAAGAGAGTGTTGAGCTTTACGCCACTGTATTGGATAAGATTTGCTTAGAGAGAAGTAGTAATAAAGCAACTTTTTTAAAGAATGCAGTAAACGTCGCACTTGCTGATGGAGATGCAAAAACGGCTAGAGCTGTCTTGAATAATAGTTATAGATGTAGAATATCTTCGTCAGTCTTGGATGAACTAGAGCTTGAGATGCTTAGGTTTGAAGTTGAAAATAATAATTGGTCAGATGCCTTAGCTCAAATTAGAAAACTAAGTAAATCAACTCGAATATACCCAGACTTAATCTATCCGCTCTCTAAGGTGAGAAATGCGTATATAGCAGCTGGTAGAGTTAGTAATGCTAGAGAGCTTGAGAGAGAGATTCTTTCTTATTACTCAAAAATTAGAAATAAGCGAAAAATAGAAATTGAAGGACTAGATGAAGTTGCTCTAATTAGAATTCAACTCTTAGAGAGTAGAATTCAGTCCTACAAAAGTATTGAACTAGCATTTCCAGATTCAAAGTTTAATAGCTTACTACAAAGAAAGTTCAAACTTCTAGACGGACTAACAACAGATTTAATCAATGTCATGAGTGTTGGATCTGGGAAGGGAATGATTAAGAGTTATGATCACTTAGTAGATGTTTATAAGCATATGATTCATTCTATTGATTCTTTTGTTCCTCCTGGAAAGTCTCCTGAATATGTAAGTACTTTTAAAAAGAGTATGAATAATATTTTATTACCTCTTAGAAAGAAAGTAGATGACTTTAAGAGAGAGGCCATAGCTAAAATCAATAAGGATAATATCTTATCAGATGATAATAAGAATATTATTTTCGAGGGTAAATTCTCACCAGAATTTATACTTGGAAATAATGGAGTGTTAATGGATAGAGGTGGAAGCAGATGA
- a CDS encoding tetratricopeptide repeat protein yields MKYLLPLTLLLLSACSSTSKNDVTASFSQGAIDEFSWVENSDFQKVPEVPFNSRSDSYTGEVSTQDSLSTESLARIPEPKLEQVEKSNDLLVQGMTHCYRRDFDAGIKIFQDQYKRYASHPGYWNFVANCYYLQGNMRKATLYYNKSRAQKKNYAPPINNLGVIYQAQGRDQKALAAYKRASEVGAFSMTPMFNLGQLYLKYHLVNDAKIIFSKLLKRNATDVDALNGLATSYLMEGNAKAAVSLFSRLTSVHYAKPQVGINFSLALSDVGRSKDAHTILSSIDTAKLGGYASYYNKVLSKVSGAK; encoded by the coding sequence ATGAAGTATTTATTACCTTTAACTCTATTATTGCTGAGTGCCTGTTCATCAACTTCAAAGAATGATGTGACGGCCAGCTTTTCTCAAGGCGCTATTGACGAGTTCTCTTGGGTTGAGAATTCAGACTTTCAAAAAGTTCCTGAGGTGCCTTTTAATTCAAGGTCAGACTCTTATACTGGAGAGGTTTCAACACAAGATTCACTATCAACTGAATCCTTGGCGAGAATCCCTGAACCTAAACTAGAGCAAGTAGAAAAGAGTAATGATCTCCTTGTGCAAGGAATGACTCATTGTTATAGAAGAGATTTTGATGCTGGTATAAAAATCTTTCAAGACCAGTATAAGAGATATGCATCCCACCCAGGTTATTGGAACTTTGTAGCCAATTGCTATTATCTTCAAGGGAATATGAGAAAAGCGACTCTCTACTATAATAAGTCTAGGGCCCAAAAGAAAAACTATGCTCCACCAATTAATAATTTAGGAGTTATCTATCAAGCCCAAGGTCGTGACCAAAAGGCATTGGCTGCTTATAAAAGGGCTTCTGAGGTTGGTGCATTTAGTATGACGCCAATGTTTAATCTTGGTCAGTTATATCTGAAGTATCACCTTGTTAATGATGCAAAGATCATTTTCTCTAAGTTGTTAAAAAGAAATGCTACAGACGTAGATGCTCTTAATGGTTTAGCAACAAGTTATTTGATGGAAGGTAATGCTAAGGCTGCAGTAAGTCTATTCTCAAGACTTACTTCTGTTCATTATGCAAAACCACAAGTTGGGATAAACTTCTCATTAGCACTATCTGATGTGGGTAGAAGTAAAGATGCGCATACAATCCTTTCGTCTATTGATACGGCGAAACTTGGCGGCTATGCGAGTTATTATAATAAAGTACTAAGTAAAGTTTCGGGAGCGAAATAA
- a CDS encoding AgmX/PglI C-terminal domain-containing protein codes for MNIDVLTELSEAYELLPVGVTHGQEGKLIKKRRVLVGSTSACDVQINHPSINSIHAVIEISNGVFKVFDMDTAMGTYVNGKKVISEKFELNDTIKFGSLEFAFKVYSKDDLPPPLDMLAVELPPVVASTPVVDTPVKSEAPESIEQAELPKATPKLPKKSPVSSTKTETLPRVEYPLGADPKADFSEYIFEDVETLYPIFDYAPSKRSVEVIILHKDRIHSVDYLAYKEGIYHFVGANPGARDVEYAYLGKKEKIPFVEVKGSDVYLSSLPGYKEICLNDSNKTFAGGQYLLNDSDIVRYVNGDLQVYVRGTDAPPRVAHAPILRRDKEFMKWLFLVFLFCLIFLGFFTFYAVDEELETEKAPERIATILYKPKKLTMSKSKAIDKTKNKPKKVIQKSPKQEKIKVTKEVKKITPKPAKKNVAKTGSKSAKSTAPAKKATANKGRVNKNINKVSPTKKTGGSPTQARNSVRKARANRNAKGAVDTFKSADFSSTLSSLMAKGGGAKSIQAVNTVSANPGSGSSIGGSESSTLTRAKVSNNVGSLTGVASGKLDSSKGVSGLVNKKSIYTAGVPYEEVVLGGMDPDVIRKILVDNIPQFRYCYQQELDKAQAAFNGVVRLDFVIGASGNVTKASVESASRGLPSKVKGCVVNVLRGIKFPEPLGGGVVEVNQPFNFYPKRK; via the coding sequence GTGAACATAGATGTTCTAACAGAGCTTAGTGAAGCTTATGAGTTATTACCAGTAGGAGTAACTCACGGCCAGGAAGGTAAATTAATCAAAAAGAGAAGAGTTCTTGTAGGAAGTACAAGTGCTTGTGATGTTCAGATTAATCACCCTTCTATTAATTCTATTCATGCCGTAATTGAAATTTCCAATGGCGTATTTAAAGTATTCGATATGGATACGGCGATGGGAACATATGTAAATGGTAAGAAAGTTATTTCAGAAAAATTTGAATTAAATGATACGATTAAATTTGGTTCACTCGAATTTGCCTTTAAAGTTTATTCTAAGGACGATCTGCCTCCTCCGCTAGATATGCTTGCAGTAGAATTACCTCCAGTAGTAGCAAGCACTCCTGTAGTTGATACTCCAGTGAAGAGCGAAGCCCCTGAATCTATTGAGCAAGCCGAATTACCAAAAGCTACTCCAAAGCTTCCAAAGAAGTCACCAGTTTCGTCAACTAAGACAGAAACACTACCAAGAGTAGAATATCCACTGGGAGCTGACCCAAAAGCTGACTTTTCAGAATATATTTTTGAAGATGTTGAAACTCTTTATCCTATCTTTGATTACGCACCATCAAAGAGGTCAGTTGAAGTTATTATTTTACATAAGGATAGAATCCATAGTGTTGATTATTTAGCTTATAAAGAAGGGATCTATCATTTTGTTGGGGCCAATCCGGGTGCAAGAGATGTTGAGTACGCCTACCTCGGTAAGAAAGAAAAGATTCCATTTGTGGAAGTTAAAGGAAGTGATGTTTATCTATCATCACTGCCTGGCTATAAAGAGATATGTTTAAATGATTCCAATAAGACATTTGCTGGTGGTCAATATCTTTTAAATGATAGTGATATTGTTAGATATGTTAATGGGGATCTACAGGTCTATGTAAGGGGAACGGATGCACCACCTAGAGTTGCACATGCACCAATCTTACGTAGAGACAAAGAGTTTATGAAGTGGCTCTTTCTAGTCTTTTTATTCTGTCTGATCTTTCTTGGTTTCTTCACTTTCTATGCTGTTGATGAAGAGCTTGAAACAGAAAAGGCTCCAGAGAGAATTGCAACGATACTTTATAAGCCTAAGAAGTTAACTATGTCTAAATCTAAGGCCATAGATAAAACTAAGAATAAACCTAAGAAGGTTATTCAAAAATCTCCTAAGCAGGAAAAGATAAAAGTTACTAAGGAAGTAAAGAAGATTACTCCTAAACCTGCTAAGAAGAATGTTGCTAAAACTGGTTCTAAGAGCGCAAAGTCTACGGCACCAGCAAAGAAGGCAACTGCTAATAAGGGAAGAGTTAATAAGAATATTAATAAAGTCTCACCAACTAAGAAAACGGGAGGAAGCCCGACACAAGCTAGAAACTCAGTGAGAAAGGCAAGAGCAAACCGTAATGCTAAGGGAGCAGTAGATACATTTAAGTCAGCAGATTTCTCTAGTACACTAAGCTCGCTTATGGCCAAAGGTGGTGGAGCAAAATCTATTCAGGCCGTAAATACTGTTAGTGCTAATCCTGGAAGTGGATCTAGTATTGGAGGAAGTGAATCATCTACTCTTACAAGAGCAAAGGTTTCTAATAATGTTGGAAGCTTAACAGGTGTTGCCTCTGGAAAGTTAGATTCTTCAAAGGGTGTAAGTGGACTTGTAAATAAGAAGAGTATTTATACAGCAGGTGTTCCGTACGAAGAAGTTGTCCTCGGAGGAATGGACCCTGATGTAATTAGAAAAATTCTCGTAGATAATATTCCTCAGTTTAGATATTGCTATCAGCAAGAACTAGATAAGGCGCAAGCTGCGTTCAATGGGGTTGTTAGATTAGACTTTGTTATTGGTGCCTCTGGGAATGTCACAAAAGCCAGTGTGGAGTCTGCTTCAAGAGGATTGCCGAGTAAGGTTAAAGGATGTGTTGTTAACGTCCTTAGAGGGATTAAGTTTCCTGAACCACTTGGCGGTGGAGTTGTTGAGGTTAATCAACCATTTAATTTCTATCCTAAGAGAAAATAA
- a CDS encoding FeoA family protein, which translates to MIKQMSRLKIGEKAIIDSFPENSEESLRLLSLGILPGDEIEVTSKALFFGPLSLKHCNDTFFAIRRSHASKIFVRVIE; encoded by the coding sequence ATGATAAAGCAAATGAGTCGTTTGAAAATAGGCGAGAAAGCAATTATTGATAGTTTTCCAGAAAACTCTGAAGAGTCATTAAGGTTATTATCCTTGGGTATTCTACCTGGAGATGAAATCGAAGTTACTTCGAAGGCCTTATTCTTTGGACCTCTTTCCTTGAAACATTGTAACGACACTTTCTTTGCAATTAGACGTAGTCATGCGAGTAAAATTTTCGTGAGAGTGATAGAATGA
- the feoB gene encoding ferrous iron transport protein B, with amino-acid sequence MKEARVLIVGFPNSGKSSLFNLLSGQKRKVTNYSGITVDAAEGMLLSNSSYEEKVSIVDLPGMYNLVPTSIDEGVSLHALLNLSVDKPYDLVALVVDLERFESSMSLCLALKELVGEKMVLIINKDDKGEITREQLKVLEELTGCRALSTCSKKERSREIDRFLRDNLQREGKVELGEITLSKESLSYIPDFKEIKSIKIEEDQREVISKLDNYHKRAREIVDKVVKPDTRKIKVTKKLDQILIHPLWGSLIFVAVFYLIFNSIYEWAGPLMDMIDNLVAIFGDWVASTLPEGYLKSLIVDGIIAGVGGVIIFAPQIGILFFLLSLLEQSGYISRAAVLSDRVMSIFGLNGKAFLPYLSGFACSIPGIMAARTIPSKKERIATIMTLPMITCSARLPVYILLIGTFVPEKKIFGFLNSQSLSFFFLYFLGSFFALTMALVFRLSYFRGETSSFFIDLPYYQRPRLRIAFGSALQKVKFFCKKAGSIILVLSIGIWFASTFPRLDANSIAGLSDDAVASMQLEHSLIGKIGKTLEPALEPIGMDWKMGVGLLVAFGARELFVSTMGTIYALGEVDEESSTLRQRLKMEKDSVTGEPKFNLAVAWSILIFFVFSLQCTSTLAILRRELGNWKQPTFMFLYMGALAWLGSFITYNILS; translated from the coding sequence ATGAAAGAAGCTAGAGTCCTAATTGTTGGCTTTCCTAATTCAGGGAAGTCTTCTCTTTTTAATTTATTAAGTGGTCAAAAGCGAAAAGTCACAAATTATTCAGGGATAACAGTTGATGCTGCCGAGGGCATGCTCTTGTCTAATTCTAGTTACGAAGAGAAAGTGAGTATTGTCGATCTTCCAGGGATGTATAATCTAGTTCCAACGAGTATTGATGAAGGAGTTTCTCTTCATGCTCTATTAAATTTATCTGTAGATAAACCTTATGATCTAGTAGCACTTGTTGTAGATTTAGAGAGGTTTGAATCATCAATGTCTCTTTGTCTTGCTCTAAAGGAATTAGTTGGCGAGAAGATGGTTTTAATTATCAATAAAGATGATAAGGGCGAAATTACTAGAGAGCAGTTAAAAGTTCTCGAAGAGCTAACTGGATGTCGTGCTCTTTCTACTTGTTCAAAAAAAGAAAGATCAAGAGAAATTGATCGCTTTTTAAGGGATAATCTTCAGAGAGAAGGGAAAGTTGAGCTAGGAGAGATCACACTTTCAAAAGAGTCTCTCTCCTATATTCCAGACTTTAAAGAAATCAAATCAATAAAGATAGAAGAAGACCAAAGGGAAGTCATCTCTAAGCTAGATAATTACCATAAGAGAGCGAGAGAGATTGTTGATAAAGTCGTAAAACCCGACACAAGAAAAATTAAGGTTACAAAGAAATTAGATCAAATCCTTATTCATCCTCTCTGGGGATCATTGATCTTTGTCGCAGTTTTCTATTTAATCTTCAATTCAATCTATGAATGGGCAGGACCCTTAATGGATATGATCGATAATCTCGTTGCAATATTTGGTGACTGGGTGGCCAGTACTTTACCTGAAGGGTATTTGAAGAGCTTAATTGTTGATGGAATTATTGCAGGAGTTGGTGGGGTTATAATCTTTGCTCCTCAAATTGGAATCCTCTTCTTTTTACTAAGTCTTTTAGAGCAATCGGGCTATATTTCTAGAGCTGCAGTGCTAAGTGATAGAGTCATGAGTATTTTTGGTTTAAATGGTAAAGCGTTTCTTCCCTATCTCTCCGGCTTTGCTTGTTCAATTCCTGGAATAATGGCAGCGAGAACAATACCTAGTAAGAAAGAGAGAATCGCTACAATAATGACTCTACCAATGATTACTTGTAGTGCACGCCTTCCTGTTTACATCTTGCTAATTGGAACTTTTGTTCCAGAAAAAAAGATTTTTGGCTTCTTAAACTCTCAGTCTCTATCTTTCTTCTTTCTTTATTTCTTAGGAAGTTTTTTTGCTCTAACCATGGCCTTAGTCTTTAGACTTTCATATTTTAGAGGAGAGACAAGCTCCTTCTTTATCGATCTACCATATTATCAAAGACCAAGGTTGAGGATTGCATTTGGAAGTGCATTACAAAAAGTTAAGTTCTTTTGTAAGAAGGCTGGCTCAATTATTCTAGTTCTCTCTATAGGTATCTGGTTTGCATCTACCTTTCCAAGGTTAGATGCCAACTCTATAGCAGGGTTGTCTGATGATGCTGTCGCCTCAATGCAATTGGAACACTCATTGATAGGGAAGATAGGTAAAACTCTTGAGCCTGCGCTAGAGCCAATTGGGATGGATTGGAAGATGGGTGTAGGGTTATTAGTGGCCTTCGGAGCGCGAGAGTTATTTGTTTCTACGATGGGAACGATATATGCCCTAGGTGAAGTAGATGAAGAGTCGTCTACACTTAGGCAAAGATTAAAGATGGAAAAAGATAGTGTGACTGGTGAGCCTAAGTTTAATCTTGCTGTTGCTTGGTCAATTCTTATTTTCTTTGTCTTCTCTTTGCAGTGTACGAGTACATTGGCAATTCTTAGAAGAGAGCTTGGAAACTGGAAGCAGCCTACTTTTATGTTTCTTTATATGGGGGCCTTAGCTTGGTTGGGGTCATTTATTACATATAATATTCTAAGTTAG
- a CDS encoding biopolymer transporter ExbD, with translation MSRVRSISARGKVRRKKKVMDIDITSLLDILVILLVFLLKNYNASGIVLNVPKGIELPSSQSQSLNTSGIIIQVSPSTIWVDNKIILEAENDSLAEDKTGRRIIPLYNELVKKKEVIKQIEKSSPNAKKFSGVVNLVVDKTIKYSYIKKLMYTTAEAGFGKYKFVVMSEE, from the coding sequence ATGAGTAGAGTTAGATCAATATCAGCAAGAGGAAAAGTAAGAAGAAAGAAGAAAGTGATGGATATCGATATCACTTCTCTTCTAGATATTCTCGTAATTCTTCTCGTTTTTCTACTTAAGAACTATAATGCCTCTGGAATCGTTCTCAACGTCCCTAAGGGAATTGAGCTTCCAAGCTCTCAATCACAATCTCTCAATACTTCTGGGATTATTATACAAGTCTCCCCTTCTACTATCTGGGTTGATAATAAAATTATTCTCGAAGCCGAGAATGATTCACTAGCTGAAGACAAAACGGGTAGAAGAATCATTCCTCTTTATAACGAGCTCGTTAAAAAGAAAGAAGTTATTAAGCAGATTGAAAAGTCTTCACCAAATGCCAAGAAGTTCTCAGGCGTTGTTAACCTCGTTGTCGATAAAACAATCAAATATAGCTACATAAAGAAATTGATGTACACGACAGCAGAAGCGGGCTTTGGAAAGTATAAATTTGTCGTGATGTCTGAAGAGTAA
- a CDS encoding ExbD/TolR family protein, which produces MYRAPSRRKIQKEVQKPNLIPILDAVFIFIFFLLMSSRFLNINEIPSDVPIVSDRQPPKSNKKPLALTLQILNTRIQILTGVPGYVRKTIGKNAEGDYDLQALRDYLIDLKQKNVDENTVVLEPKVDLSYEDIVKIMDTVRDLKKTDPDIWTKTKDGMDLRVKELFNNIVFGNIQS; this is translated from the coding sequence GTGTATAGAGCACCTAGTAGAAGAAAGATTCAAAAAGAAGTTCAAAAGCCAAATCTAATTCCTATATTAGATGCGGTTTTTATATTCATCTTCTTTCTTCTCATGTCATCTCGTTTTTTAAATATTAATGAAATACCAAGTGATGTGCCTATCGTTTCAGATAGGCAGCCACCTAAGAGCAATAAGAAACCACTTGCTCTTACACTTCAAATTCTCAACACAAGAATTCAAATCCTAACAGGTGTTCCAGGGTACGTTAGAAAAACTATTGGTAAGAATGCTGAGGGTGATTACGACCTACAAGCACTAAGAGACTATCTTATTGACCTAAAACAAAAAAACGTCGACGAGAATACAGTTGTTTTAGAGCCAAAAGTTGATCTGAGTTACGAAGATATTGTTAAGATCATGGACACAGTTAGAGACCTTAAGAAAACAGATCCTGATATTTGGACCAAAACAAAAGACGGGATGGATCTTAGAGTTAAAGAATTATTTAACAATATTGTTTTTGGAAACATTCAGAGTTAA
- a CDS encoding MotA/TolQ/ExbB proton channel family protein yields MEATAVSTSMNGIAQFIQSGGIFMWVILLIWAIGIAIAIERFSKLSFKLDVDGASFMNELQRYILSNDIQGAIRVCSGSVAALPKVLKSGLKRSNQSTAQMQNAIDATALEVIPKVELRLNYLQLIANISTLFGLLGTIQGLIETFTAVGSADPAQKQELLALGISKAMNTTFLGLLAAISVMMLHAFLASKSEKIINEIDEFSVKLLDLLGTKQEKEN; encoded by the coding sequence ATGGAAGCAACAGCTGTATCGACATCAATGAACGGAATTGCACAATTCATCCAAAGTGGTGGTATCTTCATGTGGGTTATCCTACTAATCTGGGCCATCGGAATTGCAATTGCCATAGAACGTTTTTCAAAATTATCTTTTAAGCTAGATGTAGATGGTGCATCGTTTATGAACGAGCTTCAAAGATACATCCTATCAAATGATATTCAAGGCGCGATTAGAGTCTGCTCGGGATCAGTGGCTGCACTACCGAAGGTTCTAAAAAGCGGATTAAAGAGATCTAATCAATCAACTGCTCAAATGCAAAATGCAATTGATGCCACTGCACTTGAAGTGATCCCAAAGGTAGAGCTTAGACTGAATTACCTGCAATTAATTGCAAACATCTCTACTCTCTTTGGACTCCTTGGAACTATTCAAGGTCTAATTGAAACATTTACAGCTGTTGGTTCAGCTGACCCAGCACAAAAGCAAGAACTACTTGCTCTAGGTATCTCTAAGGCGATGAACACAACATTCCTAGGTTTACTTGCAGCAATTTCAGTTATGATGCTTCATGCTTTCTTAGCTTCAAAGTCAGAGAAGATCATTAATGAGATTGATGAATTCTCTGTTAAGCTTCTAGACCTACTTGGAACAAAACAAGAAAAAGAAAACTAA
- the gmhA gene encoding D-sedoheptulose 7-phosphate isomerase, which produces MSTFILEALNDAKNTLEKFISNETNIAAMEKSIKVFIETLNNGGRIYSCGNGGSMCDSMHFAEELTGRYRKDRRALAAMSFSDPSHMSCVGNDFGYDAIFQKMVEAFGQKGDSLLAISTSGNSPNVINAVNEAKARGVTTIGLLGKDGGKLKDMVDIPIIVESKLTDRIQEIHIKIIHNFIEGIERELFPEHY; this is translated from the coding sequence TTGTCTACATTTATCCTTGAAGCCTTAAACGACGCAAAGAATACACTTGAAAAATTTATTTCAAATGAAACTAATATTGCTGCAATGGAGAAGTCTATTAAAGTCTTCATTGAAACATTGAATAATGGTGGAAGAATATATAGCTGCGGAAATGGTGGCTCAATGTGTGATTCGATGCATTTCGCAGAGGAACTTACAGGAAGATATAGAAAAGATAGAAGGGCCTTGGCCGCAATGTCTTTTAGCGATCCAAGTCATATGAGTTGTGTTGGAAACGACTTTGGTTACGATGCCATTTTTCAAAAAATGGTTGAAGCCTTTGGACAAAAAGGTGATAGCCTCCTAGCAATTTCTACAAGTGGTAATTCTCCAAATGTTATCAATGCTGTTAATGAAGCAAAAGCAAGAGGAGTAACAACGATTGGCCTACTAGGAAAAGATGGTGGGAAACTAAAAGATATGGTTGATATCCCAATTATTGTTGAGTCTAAACTTACTGATAGAATCCAAGAAATTCACATTAAAATTATTCATAACTTCATCGAAGGAATTGAGCGAGAGCTATTTCCAGAGCACTACTAG
- the trxA gene encoding thioredoxin: MSNVGKTDQASFDTDVINSDKPVLVDFWAEWCGPCRTLAPVLDEVAGEVGENAKILKVNVDENGDLAQKYGIRGIPTMIFFKNGEPAKTLVGLQGKDEIKKTLEELA; encoded by the coding sequence ATGAGTAACGTAGGAAAAACTGATCAAGCTAGCTTTGACACTGATGTAATTAACTCTGACAAGCCTGTCCTAGTAGACTTTTGGGCCGAGTGGTGTGGACCATGTAGAACACTTGCTCCAGTATTAGATGAAGTTGCAGGAGAAGTTGGTGAAAACGCTAAAATTTTAAAAGTTAATGTTGATGAAAATGGAGACCTAGCACAGAAGTACGGTATCCGTGGTATCCCAACAATGATTTTCTTTAAGAATGGTGAGCCAGCAAAAACTTTAGTTGGTCTTCAAGGTAAAGACGAAATCAAAAAGACTTTGGAAGAATTAGCTTAA